A genomic region of Alnus glutinosa chromosome 11, dhAlnGlut1.1, whole genome shotgun sequence contains the following coding sequences:
- the LOC133881153 gene encoding UPF0481 protein At3g47200-like produces the protein MAYPPAGEDIIINIIPRDQTLTDISSELPDADWPECCIYRVPKLLRKVNEDAYTPKLISIGPFHHNGKELRDMEMHKLRYFKKFLDRTRKSEEDFRKIIEDDKKKNRLCYSEDCSLNSGNFVKMILLDAIFIIELFLKVKEKREDEEKGKTKVEEEDYILRKIWLANGIYYDLLLLENQLPFFVLEKLYKLAFNDSSSCNHREEGKPVEEHKKDLKKEDAPFVKLFRIYFTYYDQKLKSIGEEVIQGPTGEKIITERRIGVEVKHFTDVLRYLFCPPSMEQEWKSEMEEDWKSEEGCQVSCKKNKKRNSGTQFCATKLNDAGLKFQVEDDTCLVGITLPGCLGRYDVCFNFLRSHCLQCFRCLICFLLTCFPFTCFLGCFGYPMHVLRVPQLMIDHGTEAIFRNLMALEQCHYPSKTYICSYVLLLNRLIDTDKDVTLLVDKKVIANHLGSNADVATLINKLGDQIVASTPSYFDYIAQQLNEHYEFPLNHLLATLKSEYFPNVFRGTATIVGLIVLGFTLWNFLRPYVM, from the coding sequence ATGGCCTACCCCCCGGCTGGTGAAGATATTATCATTAACATCATTCCACGAGACCAAACCCTAACTGACATTTCATCGGAACTGCCCGATGCAGATTGGCCAGAATGCTGTATCTACAGGGTTCCCAAGCTACTGCGCAAGGTAAATGAAGATGCCTACACCCCTAAGCTAATTTCAATAGGCCCCTTTCATCACAACGGAAAAGAATTGAGGGACATGGAAATGCACAAACTAAGATATTTTAAGAAGTTCTTGGATCGAACTCGGAAGAGCGAGGAGGATTTTAGAAAGATCATTGaagacgacaaaaaaaaaaatcgtctttGCTATTCAGAAGACTGTAGCCTCAATAGtggaaattttgtaaaaatgattcTCTTGGATGCCATCTTTATAATTGAGCTCTTCTTAAAggttaaagaaaaaagagaagatgaagaaaagggTAAGACGAAAgtcgaagaagaagattataTTCTACGGAAAATATGGCTGGCAAATGGTATATATTATGACTTGCTATTACTTGAGAATCAGcttcctttttttgttcttgagaAACTATATAAGTTGGCCTTCAATGACTCTTCCAGCTGCAACCATCGCGAAGAAGGCAAGCCAGTTGAGGAACACAAAAAGGACCTGAAGAAAGAGGATGCTCCCTTTGTCAAGCTTTTCCGCATTTACTTTACTTACTATGATCAAAAGCTAAAGTCCATTGGCGAGGAAGTAATTCAAGGACCCACCGGTGAGAAAATAATAACCGAAAGACGCATCGGTGTGGAAGTAAAGCATTTCACAGATGTGTTGAGATATTTGTTCTGTCCACCATCCATGGAACAGGAGTGGAAGAGTGAAATGGAAGAGGACTGGAAGAGTGAAGAAGGATGTCAGGTTTCatgcaaaaaaaacaaaaaaaggaactCTGGTACTCAATTTTGTGCCACAAAGCTTAACGACGCAGGATTGAAATTTCAAGTTGAAGATGATACATGCTTAGTTGGCATAACACTCCCTGGGTGCTTGGGACGCTATGATGTGTGCTTCAATTTCCTTCGCAGCCATTGCTTACAATGCTTTAGATGCTTGATATGCTTTCTGTTGACATGCTTTCCGTTTACATGCTTCCTTGGGTGCTTTGGATACCCTATGCATGTCTTGAGAGTCCCGCAACTTATGATAGACCACGGTACTGAAGCTATCTTCCGAAACCTCATGGCTCTGGAGCAGTGTCATTATCCATCTAAAACTTACATCTGCAGTTATGTTTTGCTATTGAACCGTCTTATTGACACTGACAAAGATGTGACTTTGCTTGTTGATAAGAAGGTCATTGCTAACCACCTTGGTAGCAACGCTGACGTGGCTACTCTAATTAACAAACTCGGAGATCAAATTGTGGCAAGTACACCCTCTTATTTCGATTATATCGCTCAACAGCTTAATGAGCACTATGAGTTCCCTTTGAACCATTTGTTGGCAACCCTGAAAAGCGAGTATTTCCCCAATGTTTTTAGAGGCACAGCAACTATTGTTGGGCTTATTGTCCTGGGTTTCACTCTCTGGAATTTCCTTAGGCCTTATGTCATGTAG